Proteins encoded within one genomic window of Halobacteroides halobius DSM 5150:
- a CDS encoding protein kinase, with amino-acid sequence MYQIKEEGKNYKHVVDEVGTSYYAQKLFTTKKPKGRVAKSILDDIKAIIKEDKSINHQQYLSYHDTMIIDGEYYLLRANIELIPLADYLQKERVAIKLANNWLKTILNIFANAKDDLWSGLLLESLMVGPNQKIFMLDPIIINKIIQYRSEISFSFDNIWLQPPEIIKNGSWSKESQLYSIIGFYYYLLTGQTFFQTDTKGELTVKIKHLSPIEPKLLNPQVSTELNNLVVKCLKKDKNKRPGSFKEVYQRLEKLEKENKLISSQEKIKERQEKQEQQKKLFSLKERSFWFLYRYWRVGIGMIAGIIILTVLLSTGGYQPILKRDTTPKKVVKYFYKSLNNKNINLLEEVSNAEKIDYLEEVVIRGRVIEKMKQAYGGSKRPGKDVIYSIEGLSIELISKQPVPKFKASYKFIFNRPQANQIEIPMEDYLILKRVNKKWKVVKIRGSITNQNFMVEARKNKAEGQ; translated from the coding sequence ATGTATCAAATTAAAGAAGAAGGAAAGAATTATAAGCATGTTGTAGATGAAGTAGGTACTAGTTACTATGCCCAAAAATTATTTACCACTAAAAAACCAAAAGGTAGAGTAGCTAAAAGCATTCTTGATGATATAAAAGCAATCATAAAGGAAGATAAGTCTATTAATCACCAGCAATATCTTTCTTATCACGATACTATGATTATTGATGGAGAATATTATTTATTAAGGGCCAATATAGAGCTAATCCCATTAGCGGATTATTTACAAAAAGAAAGAGTGGCTATTAAATTAGCTAATAATTGGCTAAAGACAATATTAAATATTTTTGCTAATGCTAAAGATGATCTATGGTCTGGGCTATTACTAGAGAGTTTGATGGTTGGGCCTAATCAGAAAATATTTATGCTTGATCCAATAATTATTAATAAAATTATTCAGTACAGATCAGAGATTTCCTTTTCTTTTGATAATATATGGTTGCAACCACCTGAGATTATTAAGAATGGATCATGGTCTAAAGAAAGCCAGCTTTATTCTATCATCGGATTTTATTATTATTTATTAACTGGTCAAACTTTCTTTCAAACTGATACTAAAGGAGAGCTGACTGTTAAAATAAAACATTTATCACCCATCGAGCCAAAACTTTTAAATCCTCAAGTTTCTACTGAATTAAATAATTTAGTAGTTAAATGTTTGAAAAAAGATAAGAATAAGAGACCAGGAAGTTTTAAAGAGGTATATCAAAGGCTTGAGAAATTAGAAAAGGAGAATAAATTAATATCTTCTCAAGAAAAAATAAAGGAAAGACAAGAAAAACAAGAACAACAAAAGAAATTGTTTAGTCTAAAAGAAAGATCATTCTGGTTTTTATACCGTTATTGGCGAGTGGGAATTGGAATGATAGCTGGAATTATAATTTTAACTGTTTTATTATCAACTGGAGGTTATCAACCTATTCTTAAGCGGGATACAACTCCTAAAAAAGTTGTTAAGTACTTTTATAAATCACTAAATAATAAAAATATTAATTTATTAGAGGAAGTATCGAATGCAGAAAAAATAGATTATTTGGAGGAAGTTGTAATCAGGGGTAGAGTAATTGAAAAGATGAAACAGGCTTATGGTGGTTCTAAAAGACCAGGAAAAGATGTAATTTACTCTATTGAAGGGCTTAGTATTGAATTGATTAGTAAGCAGCCAGTTCCTAAATTTAAAGCTAGTTATAAATTTATTTTTAACCGACCTCAAGCTAATCAAATTGAGATTCCTATGGAGGATTATTTAATCTTAAAGCGGGTTAATAAAAAATGGAAGGTAGTTAAGATTAGAGGAAGTATTACTAATCAGAATTTTATGGTAGAAGCTAGAAAGAACAAAGCAGAGGGCCAATAG
- the mnmH gene encoding tRNA 2-selenouridine(34) synthase MnmH, translating into MKSITYKETLDLKSTAYIDVRSPGEFNEATIPGAINLPIFDNQERAQVGTVYTQQSPAKARILGIEIVAPKLPDLVKKIQKLSKKYENLILFCARGGMRSESIGLVAKMAGFELYKLKGGYKAYRHFILDQLEEYKLDSKLLVIHGYTGVGKTKLLYQLQNLGIPIIDLEGLANHRGSAFSSIGLGEPTNQKQFDSLLWEKLNKINGVPIIAVESESKRVGISVIPDFFKEAMEEGIHILIDRSIDSRIDEIFSEYSETYNQNKKSFINRSLESISAIKKHLVKKIGKAGYQQLIKECKQGQFDDVIKTLLIKYYDPLYQHSLNKYQDKFTLKIKQDNLNQISQQITTFIDNSIN; encoded by the coding sequence ATGAAATCAATTACTTATAAAGAAACTTTAGACTTAAAATCAACAGCTTACATTGACGTTAGATCACCAGGAGAGTTTAATGAAGCAACTATTCCGGGGGCAATTAATTTACCTATTTTTGATAATCAAGAACGGGCCCAAGTAGGAACAGTATACACTCAACAATCACCTGCTAAGGCTCGCATACTAGGTATAGAAATTGTAGCACCTAAACTACCTGATTTGGTTAAAAAAATTCAAAAGCTATCTAAAAAATACGAGAATCTTATCCTCTTTTGTGCCCGAGGAGGTATGAGAAGTGAAAGTATTGGTCTAGTAGCTAAAATGGCCGGATTTGAACTTTATAAATTAAAGGGTGGCTATAAAGCTTACCGGCATTTTATCCTAGATCAGCTAGAAGAATACAAACTAGATAGTAAATTACTAGTTATTCATGGTTATACTGGAGTAGGTAAAACTAAACTGCTCTATCAGCTACAAAATTTAGGTATTCCAATTATTGATCTAGAAGGACTTGCTAACCACCGTGGTTCAGCTTTTAGTAGTATCGGCTTAGGAGAACCTACAAACCAAAAACAATTTGATTCTTTATTATGGGAAAAATTAAATAAAATTAATGGAGTACCAATCATTGCAGTAGAATCAGAGAGTAAAAGAGTTGGAATTTCTGTTATCCCAGACTTTTTTAAAGAAGCTATGGAAGAAGGAATACATATTTTAATCGATAGGTCTATTGATAGTAGAATAGATGAAATTTTTAGTGAATACTCCGAAACTTATAATCAAAATAAAAAATCATTTATTAACCGTTCTTTAGAGTCCATCTCAGCTATTAAGAAGCATCTAGTTAAAAAAATAGGTAAAGCTGGTTACCAACAATTAATTAAAGAATGTAAACAGGGCCAATTTGATGACGTCATCAAAACATTATTAATTAAATACTATGATCCTCTATATCAACATTCCCTCAATAAATACCAAGATAAATTTACTTTAAAAATAAAACAAGATAACTTAAATCAAATATCCCAACAGATAACTACATTTATAGATAATTCGATAAATTAA
- a CDS encoding IS701 family transposase produces MSNNFILPDNKLIDKFFDENNFNLYYSKPALKHIKEFILAGISKGFSSKTTDIAEYSENHRTTIGHFLSKGNWNEEFIKEIIKNQSLEFSFDYAKNNDEPIFILHDDTVSEKTKPSSQAKSPIEKTDFCYSHLTGRTVLGHQLLTTMIQSGEHNLVYDLQRYDREGKSKIDTVCDIAESMPTPPTNAYALFDSWYNCPKIINAYAKKGYHCIGALKRNRIIYPKGIRIGISDYAKYIQKSDVHLVTVNGSEYWVHRYEGNLNNIENAVVILSWPVDAFKNSKALRAFLCTNVSLDEKTILEYYSKRWSIEVYFRQSKRILGLDKYQVRSIKAIDRIWVLQNLVYLFCTIGLDKPMKFGRGVLEARKHSKREYIEWIYECAQTGIPLNTTLELLNVA; encoded by the coding sequence ATGTCTAATAACTTTATTCTACCTGATAATAAGCTAATTGACAAGTTTTTTGACGAAAATAATTTTAATCTTTATTATTCTAAACCAGCTTTAAAGCATATAAAAGAATTCATTCTAGCAGGAATTTCTAAAGGGTTTTCATCTAAAACAACTGATATTGCAGAGTATAGTGAAAATCATAGAACTACAATTGGTCATTTCTTATCTAAAGGAAACTGGAATGAAGAATTCATTAAAGAAATTATTAAAAACCAAAGTTTAGAGTTTTCATTTGATTATGCAAAGAATAATGATGAACCAATCTTTATTCTTCATGATGACACTGTTTCTGAAAAGACTAAGCCTTCGTCACAGGCAAAGTCACCAATTGAGAAAACTGATTTTTGCTACTCTCATTTAACTGGAAGAACTGTGTTAGGACATCAATTATTAACTACTATGATTCAATCTGGTGAGCATAATTTAGTTTATGACCTTCAACGCTATGATAGAGAAGGCAAAAGTAAAATTGATACTGTTTGTGATATTGCAGAATCTATGCCTACACCACCTACAAATGCTTATGCATTATTTGATTCATGGTATAATTGTCCTAAAATAATTAATGCTTATGCTAAAAAGGGTTATCATTGCATTGGAGCTCTTAAAAGAAACCGCATTATTTACCCTAAAGGTATTAGAATCGGTATATCTGATTATGCAAAATATATTCAAAAGAGTGATGTTCACCTTGTGACCGTGAACGGCTCTGAATATTGGGTTCACCGTTATGAGGGAAACCTGAATAATATAGAAAATGCGGTTGTAATTTTATCTTGGCCTGTAGATGCTTTTAAGAATTCTAAGGCTTTAAGAGCATTCCTCTGCACTAATGTTTCTTTAGATGAAAAAACTATTTTAGAATACTATTCTAAACGCTGGTCTATTGAAGTATATTTTAGACAATCTAAAAGGATATTAGGTCTTGATAAATATCAAGTCAGATCTATCAAAGCCATAGATAGAATCTGGGTATTACAAAATTTAGTTTATTTATTTTGTACCATTGGTTTAGATAAACCAATGAAATTTGGCAGAGGTGTTCTAGAAGCCAGAAAGCACAGTAAAAGAGAATATATAGAATGGATTTATGAATGTGCTCAAACTGGCATACCATTAAATACCACTTTAGAGTTATTAAATGTTGCATAG
- a CDS encoding single-stranded DNA-binding protein produces the protein MLNQVGLVGRLARDPEMKELSSGTKMTNLVLAVDRDYKNKAGERETDFINVVTWRKLAKHCADFLTKGRLVSIEGKIEVSNWEDKETGERRYKTGVVANKVKFLDSPKNSAEASA, from the coding sequence GTGTTAAATCAGGTAGGATTAGTTGGCAGACTAGCTAGAGACCCAGAGATGAAAGAGTTATCGAGTGGCACTAAAATGACTAATTTGGTATTAGCAGTTGATAGAGATTATAAAAATAAAGCAGGAGAAAGGGAAACTGATTTTATCAATGTAGTAACTTGGAGAAAATTAGCTAAACATTGTGCTGATTTTTTAACTAAAGGTAGATTAGTTAGCATTGAAGGAAAAATAGAAGTTAGCAATTGGGAAGATAAGGAGACTGGAGAGAGAAGATATAAGACAGGAGTAGTTGCTAATAAAGTTAAGTTTTTAGATAGTCCTAAGAATTCTGCAGAAGCATCAGCTTAA
- the murC gene encoding UDP-N-acetylmuramate--L-alanine ligase — MKKVHIIGIGGIAMSAIAQYFLTIGYQVTGSDLENNELIEELKNKGAQIKIGHQADNIDSNLEKVIYSDAIPDENVELKQAREYGIELLGRSQALALITANKKVISASGTHGKTTTSGLLAQILTGGQKNPSFIIGGILNNFNSNFMIKESDYFILEGDEYGKSFLKYPSDIGVVTNIEFDHPDIYRDLDDMVATYKEYVAGLSECLVTNNKVLAQLEIESTSLPIEVLTVGINDQQADFNAVKITEVELESYFILEYQGQEIGQFRLPALGDYNIRHALEAIAVGKYCGLSFETMKESLGQWQGVKRRFEVLSDDDNQIIITDYAHHPSEVKAVVDNLDRIETDKQKVVIFQPHQYLRTNSLLKDYQKVLNQNLDERVIYQIYKVRERVEEKELERLGKRLSQLVSDQPVTYINQWSNLEEWLTKYNYSNDAIYLFLGAGDIDQFARKWAKKS; from the coding sequence AGAAAGTTCATATTATAGGTATTGGTGGGATTGCTATGTCTGCGATTGCCCAGTATTTTTTGACAATCGGATATCAGGTAACAGGTTCTGATTTAGAAAATAATGAATTAATTGAAGAATTAAAAAATAAAGGTGCTCAGATTAAGATTGGTCATCAAGCAGATAATATTGATTCTAATTTAGAAAAAGTAATTTATTCTGATGCTATTCCAGATGAAAATGTTGAGCTTAAGCAAGCTAGAGAGTATGGAATAGAGTTATTAGGTCGTTCCCAAGCATTAGCTTTAATTACAGCTAACAAAAAGGTTATATCGGCTTCTGGAACTCATGGTAAGACAACAACTTCAGGTCTATTGGCCCAAATTTTAACGGGGGGCCAAAAGAATCCAAGCTTTATTATTGGTGGTATTTTAAATAATTTTAATAGTAATTTTATGATTAAGGAAAGCGATTATTTTATCCTAGAAGGTGATGAGTATGGAAAGTCTTTTTTAAAGTATCCGTCGGATATTGGAGTAGTAACGAATATTGAATTTGATCATCCAGATATTTATCGTGATTTAGATGATATGGTAGCGACCTATAAAGAATATGTAGCAGGTTTAAGTGAGTGTTTAGTTACTAATAATAAGGTTTTAGCACAATTAGAAATAGAATCTACTAGCTTACCTATTGAAGTATTAACGGTAGGAATTAATGACCAACAAGCTGATTTTAATGCAGTTAAGATTACAGAAGTAGAGTTAGAATCTTATTTTATTTTGGAGTACCAGGGCCAAGAGATTGGTCAATTTAGACTGCCTGCTTTGGGAGACTATAATATAAGACATGCTTTAGAAGCAATTGCTGTAGGTAAGTATTGTGGACTGTCTTTTGAAACTATGAAAGAGTCTTTAGGTCAATGGCAAGGAGTTAAGAGGAGATTTGAAGTATTATCTGATGATGATAATCAAATTATAATCACTGATTATGCTCATCACCCAAGTGAAGTAAAGGCTGTCGTTGATAATTTAGACCGAATTGAGACTGATAAACAAAAAGTAGTAATCTTTCAGCCCCACCAATATTTGAGAACAAATAGTTTATTAAAAGATTATCAAAAAGTACTTAATCAAAACTTAGATGAACGGGTTATTTACCAAATTTATAAAGTAAGAGAGAGAGTAGAAGAGAAAGAGTTAGAAAGATTAGGAAAAAGGTTAAGTCAATTAGTAAGTGACCAACCTGTTACCTATATTAATCAGTGGTCTAATTTAGAAGAGTGGTTAACTAAGTATAATTACAGTAATGATGCTATTTATCTTTTTTTAGGAGCTGGAGATATAGATCAATTTGCTCGTAAATGGGCAAAAAAGAGTTAG